A genomic segment from Glycine soja cultivar W05 chromosome 18, ASM419377v2, whole genome shotgun sequence encodes:
- the LOC114397223 gene encoding uncharacterized protein LOC114397223 translates to MDGCALVWYQWMADNGQLSSWAGCLHALQTRFASSQYEDPTGTLFKLTQRTTVQAYLSEFADVANRVVGLPPHFLLSCFVSRLNPDIRCEVQALQPLTLVQAAGLVRLQEKKLAETRRALRSRVPSFSTSTVPQTHTQISLPPSPRGLPAQLLSLVPLKRLTPEELASRRERGLCFKCNERYHRGHRCQARVNLLIVDDEERSTEDAVSLGLSPDPLDPTDPNEAQVNLHSLTGPLAPETSCFSGFVASKQVLILVDGGSTHNFIQDAMLAELGLSPCDTTPLKVMVGNGQYLHCNQICTAVPIVIQGVEFIIDLHVLPLCGANIVLGVQFLRSLGPILTDYTTLLMKFMHQGRTIGFKGEDTSTLQPFSVNQVRCLVRTAGASACFLLSVTPLEPPSATTSPSTYPPKIHSLLNKFASLFQSPQALPPSHPTDHHIHLAPNSEPVNVCPYRYPYYQKAEIESQVSSMLQKGIIRPSTSPFSSPVLLVRKHDGTWRFCVDYRALNALTIKDHFSIPTIDELLDELGGASKFSKLDLLQGYHQILMSKEDISKTAFRTHHRHFEFTVMPFGLCNTLSSFQATMNTIFCPFLRQFIIVFFDDILIYSATLEDHVFHLEQAFQVLLQEQFVLKLAKCIFAQPQVKYLGHVVSSRTVEPVLAKL, encoded by the coding sequence ATGGATGGTTGTGCCTTGGTCTGGTACCAATGGATGGCCGACAATGGCCAACTCTCTTCCTGGGCAGGTTGCCTCCATGCCCTACAAACCAGGTTCGCGTCCTCACAATATGAGGATCCCACCGGCACCCTGTTCAAATTGACACAGCGAACCACAGTTCAAGCTTATCTTTCAGAGTTTGCGGATGTTGCAAATCGCGTGGTGGGCCTTCCTCCACATTTCCTTCTTAGCTGCTTCGTTTCGAGGTTGAATCCCGACATTCGCTGCGAGGTCCAGGCGTTGCAACCGTTGACGCTGGTCCAGGCGGCAGGTCTTGTGCGCTTACAGGAGAAGAAGCTCGCAGAGACAAGACGCGCCTTACGCAGTCGCGTGCCTTCTTTTTCCACTTCGACCGTGCCACAAACGCACACCCAGATTTCGCTCCCTCCCTCACCGAGAGGCCTTCCTGCGCAACTACTTTCGTTGGTACCGTTGAAACGCCTGACACCAGAAGAGCTTGCATCCCGCAGGGAGCGAGGACTTTGCTTCAAATGCAATGAACGATATCATCGCGGCCATCGTTGCCAGGCTAGGGTAAACCTCCTTATTGTAGATGATGAGGAGCGGTCCACTGAAGATGCTGTGTCTTTGGGCCTATCACCCGACCCGCTTGACCCAACTGATCCGAATGAAGCCCAAGTTAATTTACACTCTCTCACGGGTCCGTTAGCTCCAGAAACATCTTGTTTTTCAGGCTTCGTGGCTTCCAAACAGGTATTGATCTTGGTGGATGGGGGTAGTACCCATAACTTCATCCAAGATGCCATGCTTGCGGAACTGGGCCTTTCTCCTTGTGACACCACCCCTCTCAAGGTCATGGTTGGTAATGGACAATACCTCCATTGCAACCAAATCTGCACCGCAGTTCCGATAGTCATTCAGGGCGTTGAATTCATCATTGACCTCCATGTATTACCATTGTGTGGTGCGAACATAGTGCTAGGGGTGCAGTTCCTACGATCATTAGGACCCATCTTAACAGATTACACCACTCTATTAATGAAATTCATGCACCAGGGCCGTACCATCGGATTCAAAGGTGAAGACACCTCTACGCTCCAACCCTTCTCTGTCAATCAAGTTCGATGCCTAGTTCGAACCGCCGGGGCCAGtgcttgttttcttctttctgtTACACCATTAGAACCACCATCTGCCACCACATCTCCATCCACCTACCCTCCAAAAATTCATTCTTTATTGAACAAATTTGCCTCCTTATTCCAATCCCCACAAGCCCTCCCGCCATCACATCCCACAGACCACCATATCCACTTGGCTCCTAACTCTGAACCCGTTAATGTTTGCCCATATAGGTATCCATACTATCAGAAAGCTGAAATTGAATCTCAAGTTAGCTCAATGTTGCAGAAAGGAATCATTAGGCCTAGCACGAGCCCATTTTCTTCCCCTGTGTTGTTAGTACGCAAGCATGATGGTACCTGGAGGTTTTGCGTTGATTACAGAGCATTGAATGCTCTAACGATCAAGGATCATTTTTCGATACCTACAATTGATGAATTGTTAGACGAATTAGGGGGTGCATCCAAGTTTTCAAAGTTGGACTTATTACAGGGATACCACCAAATCCTGATGTCCAAAGAGGATATAAGCAAAACAGCTTTTCGCACACACCATAGGCACTTTGAATTTACGGTGATGCCTTTCGGGCTTTGCAACACCCTTTCCTCTTTTCAAGCCACAATGAACACCATCTTTTGCCCCTTCCTTCGTCAAttcattattgtattttttgatGATATCCTTATTTATAGTGCTACACTGGAAGATCATGTTTTTCATTTAGAGCAAGCTTTTCAGGTGTTGTTACAGGAGCAGTTCGTCTTGAAGTTAGCCAAATGCATATTTGCCCAACCTCAGGTCAAGTACCTAGGGCATGTGGTTTCTTCTCGCACGGTCGAGCCAGTGCTAGCCAAGCTTTAG
- the LOC114397674 gene encoding GPI transamidase component PIG-S-like: MAEISDSPSTSKSAEENTQTQTPEFDLKTTRNTKPGVKRLIISVTVLFSFILGFPLLWKSIEIYRAPLPFDRIDAFSSQIESKPLSFPCHFQAIFIGFDFDFKVSHGDVGATIARKMSDLSHGGGCGGCGGNYSVAVAVDRGDINAFDFGEKLRGSDEDADELVKSVVSEYGGGNAYSVVVVNEEGEVRSVVGKYRHAWIVGRVEEEEAVLHVAEVFVKVFVNGGDVEGSVRSEFMPVGADGRIVLSFSLLNADPRDWIYDWNFREIDETLLRPVIEALQPIANITVESQVLYHTPKSSFSYWDDKHGSHMFRTEDLPFFVNSNEWHLDTSVAAGGRSKVLQLVVYIPSAKECPLQLELPNGEISKTNGFISPMWGGVVVWNPQSCIKDFESMDPVRHTISPQDLLKLFEVLMGQLRQLLGLKSDNLYVGESGTSILLGSERGFTEWELDVLSRKHICFNLHSCATTLGSLSRLVQSLPRMIIMDEIGKQVKFSLEAAKFAQSNASIGIYNASAVSSRQSRSLAEDAFFHPSIMSISYYSFEHCFAIYSPFFLPVTMHVLLAALREWKRYKQENRKYLASKAKVKVS, translated from the exons ATGGCGGAAATCTCCGATTCGCCATCAACTTCAAAATCCGCCGAAGAAAACACCCAAACTCAAACGCCAGAATTTGACCTGAAAACCACGCGAAACACAAAACCCGGCGTCAAACGCCTCATCATCAGCGTCACTGTGCTCTTCTCTTTCATCCTAG GTTTTCCTCTTCTGTGGAAATCCATCGAAATCTACCGCGCGCCGCTCCCGTTCGATCGAATCGACGCCTTCTCCTCCCAAATCGAATCGAAACCCTTGTCCTTCCCATGCCACTTTCAAGCCATTTTCATCGGTTTCGATTTCGATTTCAAGGTTTCGCACGGCGATGTAGGAGCCACGATCGCGAGGAAAATGTCGGACCTAAGTCACGGCGGCGGTTGCGGCGGATGTGGTGGTAATTACTCTGTTGCCGTGGCGGTGGACAGGGGAGACATTAATGCGTTTGATTTTGGCGAGAAGCTGAGAGGTAGTGACGAGGATGCTGATGAATTGGTGAAGAGTGTGGTGAGTGAGTATGGAGGAGGGAATGCGTATAGCGTTGTGGTGGTGAATGAAGAGGGGGAGGTGAGGAGTGTGGTGGGGAAGTATAGGCATGCGTGGATCGTGGGGCGGGTTGAGGAGGAGGAGGCAGTGTTGCATGTGGCTGAGGTTTTTGTTAAGGTTTTTGTTAATGGCGGGGACGTGGAGGGTTCAGTTCGCAGCGAGTTTATGCCTGTTGGTGCTGATGGGAGGATTGTTCTCTCTTTCAGTTTACTCAATGCAGACCCTCGAGATTGGATATATGATTG GAATTTTCGTGAAATTGATGAGACTTTGTTACGACCAGTGATTGAGGCTTTACAACCTATAGCAAACATCACTGTTGAAAGCCAG GTTTTGTACCATACACCAAAGTCTTCATTTTCTTACTGGGATGATAAGCATGGAAGCCACATGTTTAGAACCGAGGATCTTCctttcttc GTGAATTCAAATGAGTGGCACTTGGATACTTCTGTTGCAGCAGGAGGAAGGTCAAAAGTATTGCAACTCGTGGT GTATATACCATCTGCAAAGGAGTGTCCACTTCAACTGGAGCTTCCAAATGGGGAGATCTCTAAAACTAACGGCTTTATATCTCCA ATGTGGGGAGGTGTTGTTGTCTGGAATCCCCAAAGCTGTATAAAAGATTTTGAAAGTATGGATCCAGTTAGGCATACGATTTCTCCCCAG GATCTCCTGAAGCTTTTTGAGGTTCTCATGGGGCAGTTGCGGCAACTCCTTGGTCTGAAGTCAGATAACCTTTATGTTGGTGAGTCAGGCACATCTATTCTCCTAGGCAGTGAAAGAGGTTTCACAGAATG GGAGTTGGATGTTTTGTCACGGAAGCATATATGCTTTAATCTTCATTCATGTGCTACTACGCTTGGATCACTTTCTAGATTG GTACAATCATTGCCAAGGATGATTATCATGGATGAGATTGGAAAACAG GTTAAGTTTTCTCTTGAGGCTGCAAAATTTGCTCAAAGTAATGCATCTATTGGAATATATAATGCTTCAGCTG TATCATCAAGACAATCAAGATCTCTGGCAGAGGATGCCTTTTTTCATCCTTCAATTATGTCCATAAGCTATTATTCATTTGAGCACTGCTTTGCCATCTATTCG CCATTTTTTCTGCCAGTTACTATGCATGTCCTCCTTGCTGCTTTACGAGAATGGAAAAGGTACAAGCAAGAAAATAGGAAGTACTTAGCATCGAAGGCCAAAGTAAAAGTTTCATAA